CCTTATAGACCTCAAATCCAAACCTTATTTCATAGTGGCATCTGTAGAAGTAGGCAACACCACCACAAAATGCATACTCACCGCCACAAATCTTGAAGACGGCAAGACACGCCTTGTGACCAAGACCGTGAGCATGACAAGGGATGTCCGCCCTCCCAAGCCTGGAGAGGAGATATTCGGGCGGACCTTGAACGGTGTGGAACTTACACGCCAGTCCGTTGCCGAACTTGTAAGGGACACTCTCATTGGAGCCGTGAAACAGGCAAATCTTGACATCAAGGAAGATATCCACTTTGTTGTAAGGTCCACAGGTGTGGTAGCAGGCTTCGATACTCCTGACGAGGTGGGGGAATTCATCAAGGCCCTGGCCGATGGCTGCCTGATGGCCGGAGTACCGCCAAACAGGATGACTCCTCCCATGGGCATGGGCAATGTGCCCGAAAAGTTCCGCAAGCACACCAAGCTCGAGCAGGTGGTGTTCGACGGGGCCGTGGCCAGTGTGACTCCTCCCACTGGAGCTACAGGCGTTGAGATCGTGGCAAACGAGATGGAAGGCGAACTGGCAACCGCAGGGATCAAGGAAGGTGCCAAGTGGGTGGATGTGGACTTCCGTAACCCTTGCATTTCCATCGACTTCGGCACTACTCTTGACGGCAGGGTAATCAGCCCAGACCTTCCTTATGCAAAGACCATTGGAAACTTCTGCGGCTTCGCAGGTGCAATCCCGGATGCCATTATCAAAGGTACGGGGCTTGTGGACTCTAAAAAGGGAACTGCCCTTGATGTTGCAGACAAGACCTCAATGGATGCGCTCACTCTTAAACTGAAGGGCAAAGCCATAAAGGAATATGCAGAAAGGATACACGAATACATACAGATAGAGAGGGTTCCCAAAGGACGTAAGCGATACGGCAGCGTCCCGGTCAACTCTGAGGCCGCTGACGCCATAGGTGTGGTGCTTATCGGTTGCGATGTCGGCAACAACGGCACGGATATGGATAAACTCTCGGAGATCGGGGCTGAGATCTACAAAAAGCACAACCTCAAGGTACTCTTTGCAGTCATAGATGAGGTAATGGCGAAGGTTGTACAGCGCCTTGTGAAAGTGGCAAAGGATGAAGGCCTGGTGTATGAGGATACTGCCATCGGAATTACCGGCAGGGCCGGAATAACCGGTAATAAGCCGCGGCTAGTCCTTAAGTATCTGCACGAGCTCGGCATAAACCACAACATCGAAGAGAATGTCGTTTTTGTGGATGATGGTCTTGCGCGCGGTGCAGCCGTCATGGCAAGATGCATGAACTCCATGGGCACCCCGTTCAATCCGCTTGGCGGCCACA
This DNA window, taken from Methanolobus chelungpuianus, encodes the following:
- a CDS encoding methanogenesis marker 14 protein, which codes for MGFKPRIAESPSVRLIDLKSKPYFIVASVEVGNTTTKCILTATNLEDGKTRLVTKTVSMTRDVRPPKPGEEIFGRTLNGVELTRQSVAELVRDTLIGAVKQANLDIKEDIHFVVRSTGVVAGFDTPDEVGEFIKALADGCLMAGVPPNRMTPPMGMGNVPEKFRKHTKLEQVVFDGAVASVTPPTGATGVEIVANEMEGELATAGIKEGAKWVDVDFRNPCISIDFGTTLDGRVISPDLPYAKTIGNFCGFAGAIPDAIIKGTGLVDSKKGTALDVADKTSMDALTLKLKGKAIKEYAERIHEYIQIERVPKGRKRYGSVPVNSEAADAIGVVLIGCDVGNNGTDMDKLSEIGAEIYKKHNLKVLFAVIDEVMAKVVQRLVKVAKDEGLVYEDTAIGITGRAGITGNKPRLVLKYLHELGINHNIEENVVFVDDGLARGAAVMARCMNSMGTPFNPLGGHRGGKCILSQRIKMQKK